One Opitutia bacterium DNA segment encodes these proteins:
- a CDS encoding MFS transporter, with protein sequence MNSPRNYHRLLAGQFLGAFGDNFVLAAALGPLTFSLASGAITEREVNAQNALFSAVFFIPFIVLAPLAGWLNDRMPKTSWLFGGNVVKLLGALLALAGVWLHAGDFHASRTWQVIGYAIIGLGACVYSPAKYGILPEILPAERLVKANGMVEMLTLIAIVGGLGGGAALYDATRSLPACYIASAVLYVAALVCNSRMERTPHNATASLRHSAGEFATSLRRLLTHARLGRVLFGCALFWFAGATLRSNLQGWGLQVFHEAGRHDVTNTQLALLKLGLVLGIVAGSVLAGRLHRLGDLSWARRYGWLMAAAVLALGLLGGHAGLAVVIAALVAAGIFAGLLIVPLNAALQHESDPGKLGKTIAIQNFTDYLAMLVGAGFLGALTAAGLSPTQVFIALPIVLALASVALRLRASEENSTAVTAATSTR encoded by the coding sequence ATGAACTCCCCACGCAACTACCACCGCCTGCTCGCGGGTCAGTTTCTCGGCGCCTTCGGCGATAATTTCGTCCTCGCCGCCGCGCTCGGACCCCTGACGTTCAGCCTCGCCAGCGGCGCGATCACCGAGCGTGAGGTCAACGCCCAGAACGCGCTCTTCAGCGCAGTGTTCTTCATCCCGTTCATTGTGCTCGCCCCGCTCGCGGGCTGGCTCAACGACCGCATGCCGAAGACGTCGTGGCTCTTCGGCGGCAACGTCGTGAAACTCCTCGGCGCGCTGCTGGCGCTCGCGGGCGTCTGGCTGCACGCGGGTGATTTTCACGCCAGCCGCACGTGGCAGGTCATCGGCTACGCCATCATCGGACTGGGCGCGTGCGTCTACTCACCGGCGAAATACGGCATCCTGCCGGAAATCCTGCCCGCCGAACGACTCGTGAAGGCGAACGGCATGGTCGAGATGCTCACGCTCATCGCCATCGTCGGCGGACTCGGCGGCGGCGCCGCGCTCTACGACGCCACACGCTCCCTGCCCGCGTGCTACATCGCGAGCGCCGTGCTCTACGTCGCCGCCCTCGTCTGCAACAGCCGCATGGAGCGCACGCCGCACAACGCCACGGCCTCGCTCCGGCACAGCGCCGGCGAATTCGCCACGAGTCTCCGTCGCCTCCTCACCCACGCGCGCCTCGGCCGCGTGTTGTTCGGCTGCGCCTTGTTCTGGTTCGCGGGCGCCACGCTGCGCAGCAACCTCCAGGGCTGGGGCCTGCAGGTCTTCCACGAAGCCGGACGCCACGACGTCACCAACACCCAGCTCGCGCTCCTGAAACTCGGCCTCGTGCTCGGCATCGTCGCCGGCAGCGTGCTTGCCGGACGCCTCCACCGCCTCGGCGATCTCTCGTGGGCGCGTCGCTACGGATGGTTGATGGCGGCGGCGGTGCTCGCGCTCGGCTTGCTCGGCGGGCACGCCGGCCTCGCTGTGGTCATCGCCGCGCTCGTCGCCGCCGGCATCTTCGCCGGCTTGCTGATCGTGCCGCTCAACGCCGCGCTCCAACACGAGAGCGACCCGGGCAAACTCGGCAAAACGATCGCGATCCAGAATTTCACCGACTACCTCGCGATGCTCGTCGGCGCCGGTTTCCTCGGCGCGCTGACCGCCGCGGGCCTTTCTCCGACGCAGGTGTTCATCGCGCTGCCCATTGTCCTGGCCCTCGCCTCGGTCGCGCTGCGCCTGCGCGCCAGCGAAGAAAACTCCACCGCCGTGACGGCGGCCACTTCCACTCGATGA
- a CDS encoding YceI family protein has product MKLPRWLPVLAFLGAALVRAVAVDAPAERTLKLDRSKSYVDVDVKATMASFTGHLDRYELAVPLDANGKIKDALLKFKFADLHTGKPDRDAEMIKWLGGGEPEGSFDLGLLALAPDGQGQASGKLTFHGETQLVEFPVLVKMQDGVYTVTGKTTIDYRNWGLKKFRKFGVASVDPDVTIRFQFVGALPVAAQE; this is encoded by the coding sequence ATGAAATTGCCCCGCTGGCTTCCCGTCCTCGCTTTCCTTGGCGCCGCGCTCGTGCGCGCCGTTGCCGTCGACGCTCCCGCCGAGCGCACGCTCAAGCTCGATCGCTCGAAGTCCTACGTCGACGTCGACGTGAAGGCGACCATGGCCTCGTTCACCGGCCACCTCGACCGCTACGAACTCGCCGTGCCGCTCGACGCGAACGGCAAGATCAAGGACGCGCTCCTGAAGTTCAAATTCGCCGACCTGCACACCGGCAAACCCGACCGCGATGCCGAAATGATCAAATGGCTCGGCGGCGGCGAACCCGAAGGCAGCTTCGATCTCGGTCTGCTCGCGCTCGCGCCCGACGGCCAGGGCCAGGCCAGCGGCAAGCTCACCTTCCACGGCGAGACGCAGCTCGTCGAATTCCCCGTGCTCGTGAAGATGCAGGACGGCGTCTACACCGTCACCGGCAAGACCACGATCGACTACCGCAACTGGGGCCTGAAGAAATTCCGCAAGTTCGGCGTCGCGAGCGTCGATCCGGACGTGACGATCCGTTTCCAGTTCGTCGGCGCGCTGCCGGTGGCTGCGCAAGAGTGA
- a CDS encoding DUF962 domain-containing protein — protein sequence MSERKTADQWFAEYGESHQNRINETIHWICVPTIFYCVLGLIWSIPVGGAFATAMPGFNWTQPIALAVLFFYLRLSIPLAMGMFLFMSACYALIEWQAGSGCPVAIWKSSLTLFVLAWIGQFIGHKIEGKKPSFFHDVIFLLIGPAWLMHFVYKRLGWRY from the coding sequence ATGAGCGAGCGCAAGACAGCCGACCAATGGTTCGCCGAATACGGCGAGAGCCACCAGAATCGCATCAACGAAACCATTCACTGGATCTGCGTGCCCACGATTTTCTACTGCGTGCTCGGCCTGATCTGGTCGATCCCGGTCGGCGGCGCCTTCGCCACGGCGATGCCGGGCTTCAATTGGACGCAACCCATCGCGCTCGCGGTGCTGTTTTTCTACCTGCGGCTGTCGATCCCGCTCGCGATGGGCATGTTCCTGTTCATGAGCGCGTGCTACGCGCTGATCGAGTGGCAGGCGGGCTCGGGCTGCCCGGTGGCGATCTGGAAGAGCAGCCTCACGCTCTTCGTGCTGGCGTGGATCGGCCAATTCATCGGCCACAAGATCGAGGGCAAGAAACCGTCGTTCTTCCACGACGTGATCTTCCTGCTCATCGGCCCGGCGTGGCTGATGCACTTCGTCTACAAGCGGCTCGGCTGGCGGTATTGA
- a CDS encoding AMP-binding protein, whose amino-acid sequence MKTFARWLVRLLFRFRAYNTAGLSAPGPVLLVPNHVSWLDWLFLYVVLDDDWKFVTSSTTAENNWLTRRIMVNRRTFPVDHVSPYAVRDMAEHLAAGGRLVLFAEGRISLTGSMMKLFEGTGFLIGRTGARVITCYLRGANRLHLVRHRGWTKWFPRVTAHFSDVLTPPRCDDLPGHDARIHLTTWLRDALVRQQFETDLAFGPSNVLAAVAETAAAIPSRVALQDHSLVSLSYRRVLIGADVLARQWRELLTHDPSASSNRIGVLLPNANATPLVLLSLWRTGRVPALLNYSTGSATMLACARLAGLRQIVTSRLFIEKAKLDLAPLQAAGLEFIFLEDVRARIGALAKIGFALEHLVACGARQRRSPLRGDDTAVILFTSGSEGTPKGVELSHRNLLANIRQANAVLDLTDDDRFFNALPLFHSFGLTGGLLFPLVRGCYTFLYPSPLHYRVVPTIVYDRACTVLLGTNTFLNGYARKAHAYDFNSVRFLLAGAEKVQGATFDLWARKFGVRILEGYGATECSPLVTANTRLDSALGSAGRFVPGMDYRLEPVDGIAEGGRLFVRGPNVMKGYLNAEANAAFRALDGWYDTGDLALVDARGFLHLLGRMKRFAKVSGEMVSLTAVEDALAGAFPHLGPRCQVAVVAVPDTDKGEKLVAATNDARLTLAEVRTAVRSRGLSNLCAPRELRVVRAIPKLGTGKTDHRTLQRELAAAVEPTLQTAST is encoded by the coding sequence ATGAAAACGTTCGCGCGTTGGCTCGTTCGGTTGCTGTTCCGCTTCCGGGCCTACAACACCGCCGGCCTTTCCGCGCCCGGCCCGGTGCTGCTCGTGCCCAACCACGTGTCGTGGCTCGACTGGCTCTTTCTCTACGTCGTGCTCGATGACGACTGGAAGTTCGTCACGTCGTCCACCACGGCGGAGAACAACTGGCTGACGCGGCGCATCATGGTCAACCGTCGCACCTTTCCGGTCGATCACGTCTCGCCCTACGCCGTCCGCGACATGGCGGAACACCTCGCGGCCGGCGGGCGGCTCGTGCTGTTCGCCGAGGGCCGCATCTCGCTCACCGGTTCGATGATGAAGCTCTTCGAGGGCACCGGCTTCCTCATCGGTCGCACCGGCGCGCGCGTCATCACCTGCTACCTGCGCGGCGCGAACCGCCTGCACCTCGTGCGCCACCGCGGCTGGACGAAATGGTTCCCGCGCGTCACCGCGCACTTCAGCGACGTGCTCACGCCGCCGCGCTGCGACGACCTGCCCGGACACGACGCGCGCATCCATCTGACCACTTGGCTGCGCGACGCGCTCGTGCGCCAGCAATTTGAAACCGACCTCGCCTTCGGCCCGTCGAACGTCCTCGCCGCCGTCGCCGAAACCGCTGCCGCGATCCCCTCGCGTGTCGCGCTGCAGGACCACTCGCTCGTCTCGCTCTCCTATCGCCGCGTCCTGATCGGCGCTGATGTGCTCGCGCGCCAGTGGCGAGAGCTGCTCACGCACGATCCATCAGCCTCGAGCAATCGCATCGGCGTCCTGCTGCCCAACGCCAACGCCACGCCGCTCGTGCTGCTCAGCCTCTGGCGCACGGGCCGCGTGCCTGCGCTGCTCAACTACTCGACCGGCTCCGCCACGATGCTCGCCTGCGCACGCCTCGCCGGACTGCGGCAGATCGTCACGTCGCGCCTGTTCATCGAGAAGGCCAAGCTCGACCTCGCGCCGCTCCAAGCCGCCGGGCTAGAGTTTATTTTTCTCGAAGACGTCCGCGCCCGTATCGGCGCGCTCGCGAAAATCGGCTTTGCGCTCGAACACTTAGTGGCGTGCGGCGCGCGCCAGCGGCGTTCGCCCCTGCGCGGCGATGACACCGCCGTGATCCTTTTCACCAGCGGCTCCGAAGGCACGCCGAAGGGCGTCGAACTCTCGCACCGCAATCTCCTCGCCAACATCCGGCAGGCGAACGCGGTGCTCGACCTCACCGACGATGACCGCTTTTTCAACGCGCTGCCGCTCTTCCACAGCTTCGGCCTCACCGGCGGCCTGCTGTTTCCGCTTGTGCGCGGCTGCTACACCTTCCTCTACCCGTCGCCGCTGCACTACCGCGTCGTGCCGACGATCGTCTACGACCGCGCCTGCACCGTGCTGCTCGGCACGAACACGTTTCTCAACGGCTACGCGCGCAAGGCGCACGCCTACGATTTCAACTCCGTGCGCTTCCTCCTCGCCGGGGCGGAAAAGGTGCAAGGAGCCACCTTCGATCTCTGGGCACGCAAGTTCGGCGTGCGCATCCTCGAGGGCTACGGCGCCACCGAGTGCAGCCCGCTCGTCACCGCGAACACGCGCCTCGATTCCGCGTTGGGCAGCGCCGGCCGCTTCGTTCCGGGCATGGACTACCGCCTCGAACCGGTGGACGGCATCGCCGAAGGCGGCCGGCTCTTCGTGCGCGGCCCGAACGTCATGAAGGGTTACCTCAACGCCGAAGCGAACGCGGCGTTCCGCGCCCTCGATGGCTGGTATGATACCGGCGACCTCGCCCTCGTGGACGCACGCGGTTTTCTGCACCTGCTCGGCCGCATGAAGCGCTTCGCCAAGGTCAGCGGCGAGATGGTCAGCCTGACCGCCGTGGAGGATGCGCTCGCCGGAGCGTTCCCGCATCTCGGTCCGCGTTGCCAGGTGGCCGTCGTCGCCGTGCCCGACACCGACAAGGGCGAAAAGCTCGTCGCCGCCACAAACGACGCCCGCCTCACGCTCGCCGAAGTCCGCACCGCCGTCCGCAGCCGCGGTCTCTCGAACCTCTGCGCGCCGCGCGAACTGCGCGTCGTCCGCGCCATCCCCAAGCTCGGCACCGGCAAGACCGACCACCGCACGCTACAGCGCGAGCTGGCGGCGGCGGTTGAGCCAACCCTTCAAACTGCGTCCACGTGA
- a CDS encoding Gfo/Idh/MocA family oxidoreductase, with protein sequence MLPKNPTPGASMDRRDFLKTVSVAGAGLALGGTQLFAAESASRRRRYAIVGLGSRHIMYQDAIEKTYREHAELVAVCDLNPGRIKVAQIRSGKNDAPVPRGYLHTDFLKMIAETKPDAVIVTTVDATHDDYLVAALDAGVDAITEKPMTTDAEKCQRIVAACARSGKHIRVLFNYRYSPHRTQVKDLLMSGVIGEVRSVDFHWMLNTHHGADYFRRWHGEKKNSGGLMVHKATHHFDLVNWWLGAIPVRVTAVGKREFYTPEMAKRFGLESHHERCHTCPEQQKCGFFLSLAASPKLKELYLDQEGHDGYFRDRCVFHPRIDIEDTMNVIVGYDDRTTLSYSLNAFNAWEGYHVVFNGTLGRLEHSDVESVYADETGSSVGKTEKGVTTRVFPLRGPARNIEPWTGTGGHGGGDKVMLDDVFLPHPPADKYLRAADERAGAQSMLIGASANLCFKTGQPVDVTKLVAGLGRPVYAPMPPRTGPLPMPPPRAWSP encoded by the coding sequence ATGCTTCCCAAAAATCCCACCCCGGGCGCCAGTATGGATCGGCGTGATTTTCTAAAAACGGTCTCGGTGGCCGGCGCGGGTCTCGCGCTCGGCGGCACGCAGCTCTTCGCGGCCGAGTCGGCGTCGCGCCGCCGACGCTACGCCATCGTGGGTCTCGGCTCGCGCCACATCATGTATCAGGACGCGATCGAGAAAACCTACCGCGAGCACGCCGAGCTCGTCGCCGTGTGCGATCTCAATCCCGGCCGCATCAAGGTCGCGCAAATCCGCTCCGGCAAAAACGACGCGCCGGTGCCGCGCGGCTATCTCCACACGGATTTCCTGAAGATGATCGCGGAGACCAAGCCCGACGCGGTGATCGTCACGACGGTCGACGCCACGCACGACGATTACCTCGTCGCCGCGCTCGACGCCGGCGTCGACGCGATCACGGAAAAGCCGATGACCACCGACGCGGAAAAATGCCAGCGCATCGTCGCCGCCTGCGCCCGCTCGGGGAAACACATCCGCGTGCTCTTCAATTACCGCTATTCGCCGCATCGCACGCAGGTGAAGGACCTGCTCATGTCCGGCGTCATCGGCGAGGTGCGCTCGGTGGATTTTCACTGGATGCTCAACACGCACCACGGCGCCGACTACTTCCGCCGCTGGCACGGCGAGAAGAAGAACTCCGGCGGCCTCATGGTCCACAAGGCTACGCACCACTTCGACCTCGTGAACTGGTGGCTCGGTGCGATCCCGGTGCGCGTCACCGCCGTCGGCAAACGCGAGTTCTACACACCCGAGATGGCGAAGCGCTTCGGCCTCGAGTCGCACCACGAGCGCTGCCACACCTGCCCCGAACAGCAGAAGTGCGGGTTCTTCCTGAGCCTCGCTGCCAGCCCGAAGCTCAAGGAACTTTACCTCGATCAGGAAGGCCACGACGGCTACTTCCGCGATCGCTGCGTCTTTCATCCGCGCATCGATATCGAGGACACGATGAACGTCATCGTCGGCTACGACGACCGCACGACGCTCAGCTACTCGCTCAACGCCTTCAACGCGTGGGAAGGCTACCACGTCGTCTTCAACGGCACGCTCGGCCGGCTTGAGCACAGCGACGTCGAGTCGGTCTATGCCGACGAGACCGGCTCCTCCGTCGGCAAGACGGAGAAGGGCGTGACCACCCGCGTGTTCCCGTTGCGCGGTCCCGCGCGCAACATCGAGCCCTGGACCGGCACCGGCGGCCACGGCGGCGGCGACAAGGTGATGCTCGACGACGTGTTCCTGCCGCATCCGCCCGCCGACAAATACCTCCGGGCGGCCGACGAGCGCGCCGGCGCGCAGTCGATGCTCATCGGCGCGTCCGCGAACCTCTGTTTCAAGACCGGCCAGCCGGTCGACGTCACCAAGCTCGTGGCCGGGCTCGGCCGCCCCGTCTACGCGCCGATGCCGCCGCGCACCGGCCCGCTCCCGATGCCGCCGCCGCGCGCGTGGTCGCCCTGA
- the rrtA gene encoding rhombosortase — MKTLRAPLLLFVLPAALAALAPAACVYDRAAILHGEWWRLVTGHWVHFSVSHAAWNLLVLLGAGAWLEHRRPGALARCTLLAAPLLGLGLLATTPTMAFYGGLSGLAVGVATLLALTQLSAANAARAWWLAALALIVAKLVWESVNGSALFSDFGSAAIRPSTAAHALGAITALLYQTAASRTSAFRSFPRTLPT, encoded by the coding sequence ATGAAAACCCTCCGCGCCCCGCTCCTGCTCTTCGTGTTGCCAGCTGCGCTCGCGGCACTCGCGCCCGCGGCCTGCGTCTACGACCGCGCCGCCATCCTGCACGGCGAATGGTGGCGGCTCGTCACCGGTCACTGGGTGCATTTCTCCGTCTCTCACGCCGCGTGGAATCTCCTCGTCCTCCTCGGTGCCGGCGCGTGGCTTGAACACAGGCGTCCCGGCGCGCTCGCCCGCTGCACCCTGCTCGCCGCGCCGTTGCTCGGACTCGGCCTGCTCGCGACCACGCCGACGATGGCCTTCTACGGCGGCCTCTCCGGTCTCGCGGTCGGCGTCGCGACGTTGTTGGCGCTGACGCAGCTCTCCGCCGCGAACGCCGCGCGCGCATGGTGGCTCGCCGCGCTCGCGCTCATCGTCGCAAAACTCGTCTGGGAATCCGTGAACGGCAGCGCGCTGTTCAGTGATTTCGGGTCCGCCGCGATCCGTCCCTCCACGGCCGCCCACGCGCTCGGCGCCATCACCGCGCTGCTTTACCAAACCGCCGCGTCGCGAACCTCGGCTTTTCGCTCTTTCCCACGCACCCTCCCCACATGA
- the rhlP gene encoding rhombotarget lipoprotein (RhlP (RHombo-target LipoProtein) is a family of predicted lipoproteins that, in general, co-occurs with a form of rhombosortase, and that has an apparent cleavage site for that enzyme, a GlyGly motif, near the C-terminus.), whose product MKKRLLLLLPAVLLLSFLTGCVGVWGHRSRHEASSIVQFLYPNKETPFVQPQIPTLRLPLRVGVAFVPTGIGDGRGGFYRAQGNFTEAQKTELLRKVAGQFKALPFVQSIEIIPTTYLRPGGGFDNLDQLRAMMGVDVIALIAYDQAQNSTDTEASLAYWTIVGAYIVPAQRNTTHTLMEAVVYDIPSRSLLFRAPGTSTVQNHSTLIRTDDFLRTASAKSIEEAAAQMTANLSQELELFKVRAKEEPQNVRIEHKPGYTGGGAVDGAFAAALALLCFGAVFATFARTRNCSRGR is encoded by the coding sequence ATGAAAAAGCGCCTCCTGCTCCTCCTTCCCGCGGTCCTCCTTCTCAGCTTCCTCACCGGGTGCGTGGGTGTCTGGGGCCATCGCTCGCGCCACGAGGCGAGCAGCATCGTGCAGTTCCTCTACCCGAACAAGGAGACGCCGTTCGTGCAGCCGCAAATCCCCACGCTGCGCCTGCCGCTGCGCGTCGGCGTGGCGTTCGTGCCCACCGGCATCGGCGACGGGCGCGGCGGGTTCTACCGTGCCCAGGGCAACTTCACCGAAGCGCAAAAGACCGAGCTGCTCCGCAAAGTGGCGGGCCAGTTCAAGGCGCTCCCCTTCGTCCAATCCATCGAGATCATCCCGACGACCTACCTGCGTCCCGGCGGCGGCTTCGACAATCTCGACCAGCTCCGCGCCATGATGGGCGTCGATGTGATTGCCCTCATCGCCTACGACCAAGCCCAGAACTCGACCGACACCGAGGCCAGCCTCGCCTACTGGACCATCGTCGGCGCCTACATCGTTCCCGCCCAGCGCAACACAACGCACACGCTCATGGAGGCCGTCGTCTACGACATCCCGAGCCGCAGCCTGCTCTTCCGCGCGCCGGGCACGAGCACCGTCCAAAATCACTCCACCCTCATCCGCACCGACGATTTTCTCCGCACCGCCTCCGCCAAGAGCATCGAGGAAGCCGCCGCGCAGATGACCGCGAACCTCTCCCAGGAACTCGAGCTCTTCAAGGTGCGCGCCAAAGAGGAACCGCAGAACGTCCGCATCGAACACAAACCCGGCTACACCGGCGGCGGCGCGGTCGACGGCGCCTTCGCCGCGGCGCTCGCGCTGCTCTGCTTCGGAGCTGTTTTCGCGACCTTCGCTCGCACTCGCAACTGTAGCCGGGGTCGTTGA
- a CDS encoding LysR family transcriptional regulator: MNIHHLELFYYVAKHGGISRAVRAMPYGIQQPAVSSQILQLEQDLGAKLFERTPFRLTPTGEELMTFIAPFFENVGAVGARLRKSAAPQLRIGASELALRDHLPAIIGHLRQHEPKVRLSLRSGFQPQIERWLIDKEIDLAITPIDSRPPAGVEHRLLLRVPIVLLVPKKSRWKKAEELWAGGIPEESLICLPANECMSMIFQRHLKHHRTAWTPAIEASSLELITQYVASGYGVGVNVAIPGVIKHRDVRALPLAGCGPVEVAALWRGKPTPLVQAVLDAAGGYIRGQWPDWACA, translated from the coding sequence ATGAATATCCACCACCTCGAACTGTTCTACTATGTGGCGAAACACGGCGGCATCAGCCGCGCAGTGCGGGCGATGCCCTACGGCATCCAGCAGCCGGCGGTGAGCAGCCAGATCCTGCAGCTCGAGCAGGATCTCGGGGCGAAGCTCTTCGAGCGCACGCCGTTCCGGCTCACGCCCACCGGTGAAGAGCTGATGACGTTCATCGCGCCGTTCTTCGAGAACGTCGGGGCCGTCGGCGCGCGCCTGCGCAAGAGCGCGGCGCCGCAGCTGCGCATCGGGGCGTCGGAGCTGGCGCTGCGCGATCACCTGCCGGCCATCATCGGGCATCTGCGCCAACATGAGCCGAAGGTGCGACTGAGCCTGCGCTCGGGTTTCCAACCGCAGATCGAACGCTGGCTGATCGACAAGGAAATCGATCTCGCGATCACGCCGATCGACAGCCGGCCACCGGCGGGCGTGGAGCACCGTCTGCTGTTGCGCGTGCCGATCGTGCTGCTCGTGCCGAAGAAATCGCGGTGGAAAAAGGCCGAGGAGCTTTGGGCCGGCGGCATCCCGGAGGAGTCGCTCATCTGCCTCCCAGCGAACGAGTGCATGAGCATGATTTTCCAGCGCCACTTGAAACATCATCGCACGGCGTGGACGCCGGCGATCGAGGCGAGTTCGTTGGAGTTGATCACGCAATACGTCGCGAGCGGCTACGGCGTGGGCGTGAATGTGGCGATCCCGGGCGTGATCAAGCACCGCGACGTGCGCGCGTTGCCGCTCGCGGGTTGCGGGCCGGTCGAAGTGGCGGCGCTGTGGCGCGGGAAGCCGACGCCGCTTGTGCAGGCTGTGCTCGATGCCGCGGGGGGCTACATTCGCGGGCAATGGCCGGATTGGGCGTGCGCGTGA
- a CDS encoding aminotransferase class I/II-fold pyridoxal phosphate-dependent enzyme has translation MNSVLVRPTAPRRRESAARFSVELADASDREQLARLRHDVYARELGQHMPNAAGRLGDALDPHVFNLVARIDGAIAGFVSITPPSAPSLSLDKYFARDALPFHVDAQLHEVRLLTVLKPHRGREIALLLMYAALRWVEAHGGTRIAAIGRREVLELYRHVGLRPLGLTTRAGAVTYELMLATTDELRARATEHAALLDRLETATEWRLAFPFRKPAACFHGGAFFHAIGEDFAALERRRDVINADVLDAWFAPAPGVLTTLHEHLPWLLRTSPPTACTGLIEAIASARGVQPANVLVGGGSSDLIFRAFRQWLTPASHALILDPTYGEYAHVLERVIGCHIDRLALHRTDGYVVDPARLATALAAGYDLVVIVNPNSPTGRHLPRAVLEPLLRDTPPSTRVWIDETYIEYAGGMPESLETVAAHSENLIVCKSLSKVYALSGARAAYLCAGPHQLEALRAITPPWVVGLPAQVAAVRALQDPSYYAARYRETHALRAELAAGLSALGWEVLPGVANFLLCHLPPDGPSAAQVVAECRAQGLFLRDAATMSRSLGSHSVRIAVKDSATSARLLAVLREVLSEPS, from the coding sequence ATGAACTCCGTCCTCGTCCGCCCCACCGCACCGCGCCGCCGCGAATCCGCCGCCCGTTTCTCCGTCGAGCTCGCCGACGCCTCCGACCGCGAGCAGCTCGCCCGCCTGCGCCACGACGTCTATGCTCGCGAACTCGGTCAACACATGCCCAACGCCGCCGGCCGTCTCGGCGACGCGCTGGATCCCCACGTCTTCAATCTCGTCGCCCGCATCGATGGCGCGATCGCCGGGTTCGTCAGCATCACACCGCCCTCGGCCCCGTCGCTCTCGCTCGACAAATACTTCGCGCGCGACGCGCTGCCGTTCCACGTCGACGCGCAGCTCCACGAAGTCCGCTTGCTGACCGTGCTGAAACCGCATCGCGGCCGCGAGATCGCGCTGCTGCTGATGTATGCCGCGCTCCGTTGGGTCGAGGCGCACGGCGGCACGCGCATCGCCGCCATCGGCCGGCGCGAAGTGCTGGAGCTTTACCGCCACGTGGGCCTGCGCCCGCTCGGGCTGACGACCCGCGCCGGTGCCGTGACCTACGAGCTCATGCTCGCGACCACCGACGAACTGCGCGCCCGCGCCACCGAACACGCCGCGCTGCTCGACCGGCTCGAAACCGCGACCGAGTGGCGCCTCGCGTTTCCGTTCCGCAAGCCGGCCGCCTGCTTCCACGGCGGCGCCTTCTTCCACGCCATCGGAGAGGATTTCGCCGCACTCGAGCGACGGCGCGACGTCATCAACGCCGACGTGCTCGACGCGTGGTTCGCCCCCGCTCCCGGCGTGCTGACGACGTTGCACGAACACCTCCCGTGGCTGTTGCGCACGTCGCCGCCGACCGCCTGCACCGGACTCATCGAGGCGATCGCGTCCGCGCGCGGCGTGCAACCGGCCAACGTCCTCGTTGGCGGCGGTTCGTCGGACCTGATTTTCCGCGCCTTCCGGCAATGGCTCACGCCGGCTTCGCACGCGCTGATCCTCGACCCGACCTATGGCGAATACGCCCACGTGCTCGAACGCGTGATCGGCTGCCACATCGATCGCCTGGCACTGCATCGCACCGATGGTTACGTCGTGGACCCCGCGCGGCTCGCCACGGCTCTCGCCGCCGGTTACGACCTCGTCGTCATCGTTAATCCAAACAGCCCCACCGGCCGGCACCTGCCGCGTGCGGTGCTCGAGCCGCTGCTCCGCGACACGCCGCCGTCCACGCGCGTGTGGATCGACGAAACCTACATCGAATACGCCGGCGGCATGCCGGAGTCGCTCGAGACCGTCGCCGCCCATTCGGAAAACCTCATCGTCTGCAAATCCCTCTCGAAGGTCTATGCTCTCAGCGGCGCACGCGCCGCCTACCTGTGCGCAGGGCCGCACCAGCTCGAGGCGTTGCGCGCCATCACGCCGCCGTGGGTTGTCGGCTTGCCGGCGCAAGTGGCGGCTGTCCGCGCGCTGCAGGATCCGTCCTACTACGCCGCGCGTTATCGCGAGACCCACGCGCTGCGCGCCGAACTCGCGGCCGGCCTGAGCGCACTCGGCTGGGAAGTGCTGCCGGGCGTCGCCAATTTCCTGCTCTGTCATCTGCCGCCCGACGGACCGAGCGCCGCGCAAGTGGTCGCGGAGTGTCGCGCCCAAGGCTTGTTCCTGCGCGACGCCGCGACGATGAGCCGCAGCCTCGGCAGCCACAGCGTGCGCATCGCGGTCAAGGACTCCGCCACCAGCGCCCGCCTGCTCGCCGTCCTGCGCGAGGTGCTCAGCGAGCCGTCGTGA